A window of Hyperolius riggenbachi isolate aHypRig1 chromosome 1, aHypRig1.pri, whole genome shotgun sequence contains these coding sequences:
- the CFAP96 gene encoding cilia-and flagella-associated protein 96 codes for MPIEGKNDMDRIGLFQEMGYISIGDKYTTPGSKPFNEAASKNRQLLPGGSKSMANTLGGYFDSQCKRVFEGESYTDPLKQRRQYRMQQAKKNLGKAFLPSNGEKKPSGVGNYYGTVGGPITAFSAAVKARKAYTAPGKNFYTNPPKQGTGYGYPNLTLGKQYTYSSDDYDRAREMMKKESEGHKSRLKGGAFRLNLHPKDFFDGNPYRTDKPLPPLRKKEAKKEAVKPFKPSSPAKEPGGMKAGTFDPYPTHSNDLYAKRLTKSASAVKGGKNFQPPAGPKSYPIKSIMTSHVIKSVNPVTYKAVSLTSY; via the exons ATGCCTATAGAAGGGAAAAACGATATGGATAGGATCGGCCTATTCCAAGAAATGGGCTATATCAGTATTGGGGACAAGTATACCACTCCTGGCTCCA agCCATTTAACGAAGCAGCAAGTAAAAACAGGCAACTACTTCCTGGTGGCTCCAAGTCCATGGCCAACACCTTAGGAGGATACTTTGACTCTCAGTGTAAAAGAGTCTTTGAGGGTGAATCTTACACAGATCCACTGAAACAGAGAAGACAATATCGCATGCAGCAGGCCAAAAAGAACCTTGGGAAAGCATTCCTCCCAtctaatggggaaaaaaagcc atccGGCGTGGGTAACTATTATGGAACTGTAGGTGGTCCCATTACAGCTTTTAGTGCAGCAGTAAAGGCAAGGAAAGCATATACTGCGCCCGGAAAAAACTTCTACACCAACCCTCCCAAGCAAGGCACAGGATACGG GTACCCTAACCTTACCCTCGGTAAACAATACACATATTCTTCTGACGATTATGACAGAGCAAGAGAAATGATGAAG AAAGAATCTGAGGGTCACAAATCAAGATTAAAAGGTGGAGCTTTCAGGCTAAATCTACATCCAAAAGACTTCTTTGATGGAAACCCTTACCGAACTGACAAACCTCTACCACCACTGAGGAAAAAGGAGGCCAAGAAGGAAGCTGTGAAACCATTTAAGCCAAGTTCACCTGCTAAAGAA CCAGGTGGAATGAAAGCGGGAACTTTTGATCCTTACCCAACTCATTCAAATGATCTTTATGCGAAAAGACTTACAAAAAGTGCAAGCGCAGTTAAAGGGGGAAAGAATTTCCAACCTCCGGCTGGTCCCAAATCATATCCCATTAAAAGTATAATGACATCACACGTTATAAA GTCAGTAAATCCAGTGACTTACAAGGCAGTAAGCCTAACATCATACTGA